In a single window of the Clostridia bacterium genome:
- a CDS encoding iron hydrogenase small subunit: MFEPGSPGSWEERQQSAGENWREDSRGHSRNAGERQQSAGKNELRKRQLGGGARPGPTLVPAKKVSFWIDGREVVAEEGISVLEAAHRVGIEIPSLCYLKGINEIGACRVCLIEVQGAHTLQAACVYPVSAGLRVHTNTPRVLRARRTVVELLLSDHHRECTNCIRNLNCELQHLADTLGIRNLRFTGETPNYPIFNNNSFIVRDYNKCIKCRRCEAICSNVQEVHVYSGQNRGFDTVIAPAFMKDLAEVACITCGQCVIACPTASLVEKENIDEVWRALADPEQYVVVQTAPSIQVTLGEVFGLPVGTVVTGKLVAALRRLGFDKVFATDFTADLTIMEEAHELLERLSGRGGPLPLLSSCCPGWIKFCEHFYPEFIPHLSTCKSPHEMFGAITKTYFAEDQGLDPKKIVVVAIMPCTAKKFEASRPEMGSGQWRDVDVVLTTRELARMIRQAGLNFRQLPDEEYDAPLGMASGAGTIFGATGGVVEAAVRTAYALTHGQEMGVIDFEEFRGLSGVKEAWVEIKGRNIKVAIAHGTGNARKVLDRMKAGEQFDYVEIMACPGGCVGGGGQPIFGSREHKEISLDYRHNRADALYRIDYSRRIRLSHQNPAVQKIYADFLGAPLSDKANQLLHTHYTPRGPLPGYEANPVPKEPPRHFLQ, from the coding sequence ATGTTTGAGCCGGGATCCCCAGGTAGCTGGGAGGAACGGCAGCAATCGGCCGGGGAGAACTGGCGAGAAGATAGCCGAGGCCACAGCAGAAATGCTGGGGAACGGCAGCAGTCGGCTGGGAAGAATGAGCTTAGGAAAAGGCAGCTGGGAGGGGGCGCCCGGCCGGGCCCGACCCTGGTTCCAGCCAAGAAAGTTAGCTTTTGGATCGATGGCCGGGAGGTGGTGGCCGAGGAGGGCATCTCGGTGTTAGAGGCGGCCCACCGGGTGGGGATTGAGATCCCCAGCCTGTGCTATTTAAAGGGTATCAACGAGATTGGGGCTTGCCGGGTATGCCTTATCGAAGTGCAAGGCGCTCATACTTTGCAGGCCGCCTGCGTCTATCCGGTGTCAGCCGGCCTCAGGGTCCATACCAATACTCCTCGGGTGCTCAGGGCCCGCCGCACGGTGGTAGAGCTTTTGCTTTCCGACCACCATCGCGAATGCACCAATTGCATCCGCAACCTCAACTGCGAGCTGCAGCATCTAGCCGATACCTTGGGAATTCGTAACCTCCGTTTCACCGGTGAAACTCCCAATTACCCTATCTTCAATAACAACTCTTTCATCGTACGGGATTACAACAAATGCATTAAATGCCGGCGCTGCGAGGCCATCTGCAGCAATGTCCAAGAAGTCCACGTCTACTCCGGACAGAACCGGGGTTTTGACACGGTTATTGCTCCAGCCTTTATGAAGGATCTGGCCGAGGTTGCCTGCATCACCTGCGGCCAGTGCGTCATTGCCTGCCCTACCGCTTCCTTGGTGGAAAAGGAGAATATCGATGAAGTGTGGCGGGCGTTGGCAGATCCTGAGCAGTATGTGGTAGTTCAGACCGCTCCCTCCATCCAAGTTACTCTAGGGGAGGTTTTTGGGCTGCCGGTAGGCACGGTGGTGACGGGCAAATTGGTAGCGGCCTTGCGCCGCCTGGGCTTTGACAAGGTCTTTGCCACCGATTTTACTGCCGATTTGACCATCATGGAGGAGGCGCACGAGCTCTTGGAGCGGCTTTCCGGCCGGGGCGGCCCTCTTCCTCTCCTTTCCTCCTGTTGCCCGGGCTGGATCAAGTTCTGCGAGCATTTTTACCCCGAGTTTATCCCCCACCTTTCCACCTGCAAATCGCCCCACGAAATGTTTGGGGCCATAACCAAGACCTATTTTGCCGAAGACCAGGGCTTAGACCCAAAAAAGATAGTGGTGGTGGCCATCATGCCCTGCACCGCCAAGAAGTTCGAGGCCAGCCGGCCGGAAATGGGGAGCGGCCAGTGGAGAGATGTGGACGTGGTGCTTACCACCAGGGAGCTGGCGCGAATGATCCGGCAAGCTGGCTTGAACTTCCGGCAGCTGCCCGATGAGGAATACGATGCCCCACTGGGGATGGCCAGCGGGGCTGGCACCATTTTCGGCGCTACTGGCGGGGTGGTGGAGGCAGCGGTGAGGACTGCCTATGCTCTCACCCACGGCCAGGAAATGGGGGTAATCGACTTCGAAGAATTCCGGGGCCTTAGCGGCGTCAAGGAAGCCTGGGTGGAGATTAAAGGTAGGAACATCAAAGTGGCCATTGCCCACGGTACCGGCAATGCCAGAAAGGTCCTGGATCGCATGAAGGCGGGGGAGCAGTTTGACTATGTGGAGATCATGGCCTGCCCGGGCGGGTGCGTGGGGGGCGGCGGCCAACCCATCTTTGGCAGCCGGGAGCATAAGGAGATATCCTTAGATTACCGCCACAATCGCGCCGATGCCCTGTACCGGATTGATTATTCCCGCCGCATCCGCCTCTCCCACCAAAACCCAGCGGTACAGAAAATCTACGCCGACTTCCTGGGGGCACCCCTGAGCGATAAGGCCAACCAGCTCTTGCACACCCATTATACTCCCCGCGGGCCGCTGCCCGGATACGAAGCCAACCCTGTCCCCAAGGAGCCACCCCGGCATTTCCTGCAGTAA